tttagcagcatcctcgGCCTCTACCTCCTAGATACCCATAGCACTAACCCCCCAAGTAGTAACAACCAAAAATACCTCCGGATGTTGCCAGTTGTGCCCTGGAGGACAACATCGCCCCAGTGGAGAACACGAGTGTACCCCTGGAGACACCACTGTTTAAGGGAGGAAAAGACGCTGAGAAAGGCAAATCCAAGAGGCAGGACAGAAACAGGAGAAAGAGGGTTTGCAGAAGCCAAGAGAGTGTTTCAGAGAAGAACAAACtggaaagcaggaaagaagagGGGAGAACAGGACCTGCCCAGACAATAGAGACCTGCCTCCTGGCTGCATGGCTGGGTGTGACTAGACCAGGAAGGAGGGCGTCCCCCCCACCCCTCACTTCAGGCATGCACCACCTCTGTGTGGGTGCCCCACAGGGGCTGAGCCAGCCCCATGAGCAAGCAGGCCCGTGTCGATGGAGCAGGTGGCAGGGAAAGCTCTGTGGCTAGCAGGCCCAGAGTGGCAGTCCCACCATGACCCCCCTTGGCAGAGCCACACAAGGGTCACAGGGGGATGGGCAGCAGCTGTCTGCCCATTGTGTGTGGCCCAGTGACCCCGTTCTGACCGAGTAGCCACAGAGcctctgcctgcctgctgggtgaCCCAGAAACCAAAGCCCTTTCATCCTCCTAGCAAATCCCTTCCCACTGCTTCCCTCCCTCTAggcccacagcccagcccagccccttctctcctcttttttatcTATCTGCCAAacctcccctcctctcacccatTCACTCCCACGTTCGTCCATCCATGTTCCCTGCACACCTGTTAGCTCAGCTCggaggggctgggagccagcACAAgccttcctttctcctgctctcattagatgtcttttctttcctgttttcccgTCTCTTCTATTCCCCCGCTTCTTTTATgacttttctttcccctccctattctctgtctctgcccctctccctttctccccgCCACCCCgccttcctctctgtctccctcccctctcttctctgctgtccatctgtctgtccactcctccctctctgcctcttcctttccctctggctTTTGGTGGTAGCCCCCATGCGTCAgggcagagctggcttcctctCTGGGTCTTTCTCTTGTATATCTGGTTCCATCTTTCTGTGCGGTCTCCCCTTTGTCTTGCTGGCTCTTTACCTGCCTCCATCTGTAGCTCACGCCCTATCCCGCTTGTCAGAGAGTTCCTGAGCACTCCCCGTGTGTTCTGGATGCTGGGATGCAGGCATTCACAGAACCATCCAAGAGCTGGTGTTTAGTTGGCCGATACTCAGGTACCCACGCAAGTTCCCCCTCATTGAGAGCTTACGGAGGGCAGGGCCAGCTTGAGTGCTTTCATACCTGTGAACCCATCTTTTCCGCCCACAGCCCTGGGAGGAAGATGCTGTGATGCTGTTGCAAGTGGGGAGCCCGAGGCACAGAGGCGGAAGGGACCTTATTGGGAGTAGCCCAGCTACTAGGGGGCCTTGCTCACAGATGAACCAGGCAATTTGACTCTGAAGCCTGTGTGTccccttaaccactgtgccctcAGCATCACCCAGATAAAACATTAGGGACTACGGTGTAGGCACTCCCCTTTGACCCTCCCTGAATAGACTTCATCTCTTCAGAGTCAGGAACAGCGTCTTCTAACCTTTCATTCCCAGCGCCTTGTAGATACCTGCTGTATACTCAGTTGATATCCACACCCTTTTCTTCTCATACCAGCCCCACAAGGCAGATGTTATTGTCCTGACtagagactgaggcccagagtgagTTCTCTAGGATCCCACAGCTTGTAGGTGGGcgagcaggatttgaactcagtccACATGTCTCTAAAGATGGTCTTCCCTCCAGAGAAGTAGAAGGAGCTCAGAACAAGTACTCCTCTGCCAGATGGTTAGAAAGTCAACTCGTCCTCCTGTGGACACTTCTCCCCTCCCTGAGTTGCAGGGACCCCACCCCTAAGTGTGTCAGTGGTGGAACTGGGGGCTGACAGAGGCTGGAGACTCACAGGGACTCTGGTGCCCATCCGCAGCGGCCGCGGCCGAGGGAGAGCCATGGCACAGGAACTGCATAGCCTTCACGAGCCCCTGGAGCCCCTGTTCCACCACCTGCGGCCTGGGGGTCTCCACTCGGATCTCCAACGTCAATGCCCGGTGCTGGCCTGAGCAGGAAAGCCGCCTCTGCAACCTGCGGCCGTGTGACGCGCACCTCCATCCGCTCATCAAGGTGAGTCTCCCTTCggcggggggagggtggggggcagtCACCTGGGACCTAACAGACAAGCCTGGCTTGGAGCCTGGCTCCTGACCTTCTTCATGGGGGCCGTTGGTAGAAGGGAAATAATTAAGCCCACCTCGTAACAGTTATGGGATCAAGTATATCATGGGGCTGGTGTTGGTGAATTTCACTCAACGGAAATGACGGTGGTGACCATACTATGAAAGTCAAGGTCACTCTGGAGAGAACCCAGGGACCCTCAGAGGTGCTCTCTTGTGATGATTCTCAGGGACCCTTGCCGACTGCCATTTTCCCTctgctctggggccagcccacacCCACGAGCGTGCTGGTGTGACAGCCACATGGCATGATAGGGGAGCCCTGGACAGCTGGACTCACATGCCCGTCTGCTGCTGACGTCCGTGGCGGTGGCCAGTTTCCTTGCCTCCCTGAGCCCCAGACCCCTCATTGGCAAAATGTTGGAGTTGATCCCAGATATCCCTTCCAGCTTTGATAGTCTAAGATATTTAAAGGGTCAAGGAGGTAGTGGGCCACTGAGACCCGATCCTCAGAGTTAGAGATGGAGCTGATTTGCCTAAATCAAGGCCTACTCGCCTGTGCCTCAGGACTGGTCATTTTCTTCTGCATCacgcaaaagaaacaaaagctcaGCCCTGAGGCCATTTTTGGAGTGCTAATGGCTCCTTGGGGATGCTGAGGAGAGGGTTGCCCAGTAGACAAGACAGCCCGGCTTCCCAGAATCCTCCTTAGACATCAGACGTTGCTCCTTGTCCTCTGTGCTCTACTCCGGTCATCTCTGTGTCCGTCAGCTGGGTCCTCCGCTGTCTCCTTCTCCTGCtgtctcttcttctcctctctgaTTATTTTCCCTGCCATCCTAGCCTTTGTATTCTTGGTGCGCGGGAGCCATCTCTTAACAGAAAACATGAGAGGAAAAGTTACCGGCAGCAGGGAAACTAGAAGCACAGGTCCTGGGCTGCGTGAATTCACGGTGCATTCCAGGTGGAGGTGGGTTTGCCACAAAGCTAGTTCCAGCCCCTGCTGTCGGCTCACGATTCCCATCCAATTGTGTTTCCACCATTCTGTGCCCTAAGAGGGCTGCTTAGATTGTATAAGCTTCAGGCCCCACGTAGCCTGGGTCTGCTCTGTCCCCAGTTCTGGCACAGTGCTGGTACGTAGCTGACCCCGAGAACCAGGAGTCTGATGAGTTTTGTAAGTGccccctgtgtgccaggcacagaatTAGACTTAGAGACACAGAAAGAGCCCCACAGCCCTCTCGAGCGGCCCACAGCCCAGTGGAGAGTCAGGGCTACCTTTAAATAACGCCAATCCAGTTGACTAAGTTGCACAATAGGGGCAGGTGTGGAGGCTgtgggaggctgaggaggaggaggagtcaggGTAAAGTGCGTCCCCAATCATAGGGTCCCTTGATGGTTCTGCCACTAACTACTGAAGGAGCTACAGAGGCATCCTGTGTTGGTGAAACTGTGACAAAGGACTGGGCGTTGGCAAGGCAGAAatgcaggaaagaaggaaattgcAGGCTGGAGGTAGCACCCAAGCGAGGCAGTCCCCTTCTGTGGTCCTCAGTTTACCCCTGCGTGGCGTGGCTGGGTCTCGCTGTATTTGGGGAGGTCCCTCCTAGCGTGATGATGCTGCGAATATGAAAGTAAGCTGGAGGGCCCCCGCATGGTGCATGAAAAGAGAGGAATTGAGGGCTCAGATGGAGGAAGCTGCTTGTTCATCCTCTGAGCATCCCAACTAAAACCTCCTTTcctgcaggaagggaagaagtGTTTGGCCGTGTACCAGCCGGAGGCGCCCGTGAACTTCACCCTCGCCGGCTGCGTCAGCACACGCTCCTACCGGCCCAAGTACTGTGGAGTCTGCTCGGACAACCGGTGTTGCATCCCCTACAAGTCCAAGACCATCGATGTCTCCTTCCAGTGTCCGGATGGGCCTGGCTTCTCCCGCCAGGTCCTGTGGATCAACGCTTGCTTCTGCAACCTGAGCTGTAGGAATCCCAATGATATCTTTGCGGACTTGGAATCCTACCCTGACTTCTCAGAAATTGCCAATTAGGCAAGCACAAAACATgggccctggggcctggcccaATGCTTGCAAAGCAGCCAGCCCTTTGAGGCCCACGGGTGAGCCTTCTTTTGTCCCCTTCCCTCTCATTTCTAACTACTCTGATCCAGACCCTTGGCGCCTGTCCTGTCTCTGACCACCCCAATGACCCATTATGGTGCTACTCGAGCCCAGGCCGTGGGTCCCTTCCTTGCCAGCATTCTCCACCCATGCCAAAGAAAGTGCCTGTCACCAGCTGTTCGGGACAATACCCAAGCTTGACCCAGCCTGTCCAAGCCACTGGAAGTCCTGCTGGATCTTGCACGAGTCCCAAAGAACAGAATCAGCTAGACATTTGGTGTCACTCATTCTCTCTTTAGATGCCAAACCACAAGACTCTTTGGGTCCATCAGAAGCGTAGACGGGATTTAGGGATTTAGGACCATGGAACAGTGTATTGTTGGGGCCCTGCCAGGTGGCACTCTTAACAGACGGCCTGACCACAGTACATCATGTATCTCTGATTCCAAAGATTCATGCATCCAAAGCTCACCAAACGTGTGCCAAGTAGGCGAATGacggtttggttttgttttttagtggaAAATTGTATCCGTTAATCTGGGCATTGTCGAGGTTAAGTCTCTCTTTGCCTCTGCCCTGTGGAAAGTGCGAATTGAGTGCATCCCAGTCAGAGATGCGATTTGATAAACTTTATTCTTGTTTCTGGGGAAAGTCCCCAGTTGCTACTCCGGGGTCAGAGCAAGGCCAGCCAATTTGCAGAAGGAGCAATGGACCTACCAGCGAATCTGCTGCTGACAGACAGGGAGTTGGGCAGTTGGCCGGGCTCTTCCTTGCATCCAGATCCTCTGCCTGCCTGGGGGTTCATGGGACTTGATGGAGCCCCTAGGACGGCCTCTCTGACCCGTGAAAGTGGTGTCCTGGGATATTCCCCTGCTCTTAAGCAGCCTTGGGGGATGCAGCAGAAGCCCAGACCGGCCCCACCTGAAATGACCAAGACAGCTCCAGGCTGGGCGTGGGACAAACAAAGAAGCGGGTCCACTCTGCATGAGCCTGAGGTCGCAAGGGTGAATGAGCCCAGGTCACGTCTCTTTCTGCCACAGTGACCCATTTCACAGACTTTGGGTCTCCTGACCCAAATAACCCAGTTCTGGTGTGAAGACAGAGGTTTACCAGTTGTCTAGGAATATACTTAACAGGGATTAAAAGCCAAAAGGGGTTGAAGCTAAAAGGGAGAGAAGGTTGTTCCTAATGGAAATGAggctattatttattttgttagtaaagtataaatatttactgttataattcttttatttagtacctcctatgtgccagacattgttcttAGTGCTTTCCATACACTAGCTCATGGAGACTTTGCTTCATGTTGAAAGGTCCCCGTTATTGTTTCTGTTCTTACAAATgtgaaatggaagctcagagaggtcaagaagTGGCCAGAGTCACCCAGCTGGTAAGCGgggagtcaggattcaaatccaggttggACTGACTTTATAacccattattttttccttactttTAGAGCTTCCAAATGTGTCAAAGCAGAAAAACATGTCAGAATAGGGGactttttgctctctctcttcactcTTATTACTGTCTCTCTAATTCctttcccaagagaaaaagagcatCTGACTTTCAGATAATTTAAGTGCCTGAGCATCCAAAGAATATGGGATGGACAAAAATCCATGAATACCCTATAGATTGTCCCTTCTTCAAGTCAGAACCAgctcgagccagccctgatggtctagcgGTTAAAGTTCGGTCCGCTCCCCTtgagcggcctgggtttggttcccgggtgtggaaccacaccactcatctttcagtagccatgctgtgacagtgggtcacaaagaagaactagaaggacttacaactatacacaactatgtagtggggctttggggaggaaaaaaggagcaagactggcaatagatgttaaattagggcaaatcttcccctacaaggaaaaaaaagtcaaaccagCTCTCCTCACATATTTAAAAGATGCTTTTGTTTACCCAATGCTGCATATTAAATGATGCAGTAATTCATGAGGGAATCCTGTGTGGTGTGCAGAGGGATTCCTAAACAGGAAGAAAGCATTGGGAGTTGGAAGCATTGGGAGTGTCCCCCTTACTGTGAACTCCTGATGCCTAGCCCAGTGCAAAGCATACAGTAGTGCTCAGTATGtatttgatgaataaaagaaattttgtatGTGTTCCTACTTTTATTCAATAGCTCTCTTCTTCCAAAGGTACGTGACAGTCTAATTTTTACCAGCCAAATTTTATTTGAAGTGCCGTAGGAAAAGAGACACTTCACATTTAAAGAAACGTATattttttattggaaaaaaaaaagaatttttgtgtGAAGAGAATTTACCCCATGAGTAATCCTTTCTAGAAGTCTGTGTGGATTGTGTTGGATTTTCTTGGAGTGAAATCACCTGCCATCTTCAGATTACAATGACCAGATGACAGCTAACCCCTTTTGAAATTCAGCAGCAACCCGAGAGCTAGGTTCTTACTGAATTTGCATCCCAATTCGGGAAACTGAGCATAGCTTCCAAGATCCTAGGAAGCCTGGCTGGAGGAACTGGGGGTTATCCAGGGAATGCATGGGATGGGGTGGCCAGAATGCCCCCGTGATTATGTGCTTTGAGAAATGGACCCGTCTCAGGCAGGCCCTGGAGGGATGGTCTCAGCTCCATGATTTGAAGTCATGGGGGAGGCAGTTTGGGCGCAGTGAGAGGAAGCTCTTTCCAGCACGCTGCAGTGGTGTGACCTGCTTCAAGGAAAGTGCAGAAGAAGAATCACCATGAGCAAAGTCCGTCTGTGGAGTGCGCACTCGGTGCCAAGCACCATGCTAAGTTTTAAATTATCTTACCACTTATCACAGCAATTTTGAGGAAGCGTCtcttccccattttataaatggaatgtCTGAGACTCAAAGAGGCTGAAAAATCAGCCAAAAAAGTTGGAGCCCGAAGCCCAGCTTATTCCACTCTGCCTTGCTCTTGGGGAGGCCTCCAGGCAGAGCCTCGATGACCTCTGCTGGATGTCTCATCGGCGAGAGGGACCAACTAGATCAGATAGATGCCTCTCCAGCCGCTTGTCCCTCCGTGTTCTGGGATGAGGGGAAGGCGCGCTGACCTTCGGTGGAGAAATTCACATCAGTGCCTGGAGTGGATTTCTCTGGCGTGCTTAGGTGTGGGGACCTGAACTCATCAAAGCACTGGTTCCTGCTCAAccttctcaccagcatttgaggAGCGCTCCCCAGGCCTCGGGCTGCGTGCTTTACACCacgtcttatttaatcctcatggcaaACCTAGGAGATATGGCAATGTGATCACTTCCCCGTCTAAGAAAGGAGTCCTTTGAGGCTCCCAGAGGTTATTTGCTCAATGTCTTACCAGCTGTTGGACTGCAGACCAGGATCTCAAACCGAGGTTCTTCTGACACCTGAGCCAGCTCCCCCGACGTGAAGCCGGGTTAGCCTAACCCCCAAAATCAGAAGGTACAAGAGATGCTTTGCTGACCAGAGCTGcaatgttaactttgaaagtgaTTTGGAGAATGATCAAAGAAACAAGCTCCAAGGGGTACGACTGTCTCTAATCTCATTAACATCGTGCTGTGTATACATAGAGGTGGTGG
Above is a genomic segment from Equus asinus isolate D_3611 breed Donkey chromosome 12, EquAss-T2T_v2, whole genome shotgun sequence containing:
- the CCN4 gene encoding CCN family member 4 isoform X3 — protein: MRWFLPWTLAVVTAAAAGSALATALSPAPTAMAFTPAPLEDMYSRPQFCKWPCECPASPPRCPLGVSLITDGCECCKMCAQQLGDNCTEAAVCDPHRGLYCDYSGDRPRYAIGVCAPAAAEGEPWHRNCIAFTSPWSPCSTTCGLGVSTRISNVNARCWPEQESRLCNLRPCDAHLHPLIKEGKKCLAVYQPEAPVNFTLAGCVSTRSYRPKYCGVCSDNRCCIPYKSKTIDVSFQCPDGPGFSRQVLWINACFCNLSCRNPNDIFADLESYPDFSEIAN